A genomic window from Synechococcus sp. CBW1107 includes:
- a CDS encoding GNAT family N-acetyltransferase: MQGDKAIAVRLSPRELRVEFVPDCWIVGTDQAAMRDLHAFGLGEPTSFPESFEHSRSDGGGWSWDLHLSRAGDRGTINREVEPLDITRIAQLEVPEDVAVTIGPASELPPRLFGLVRNGELLGVVDAIVQLPDVCALQQLFVTEFARGKGLAVMLVRAVADHMARQGRVSTYLVEAQNKASAAVARRAGFTLMERRRLWTPSV, encoded by the coding sequence ATGCAGGGCGACAAGGCCATCGCAGTCAGGCTGTCTCCTCGGGAACTGAGAGTGGAGTTCGTACCGGACTGCTGGATCGTCGGCACCGACCAAGCTGCCATGAGAGACCTCCACGCCTTCGGCTTGGGCGAGCCCACTTCGTTTCCTGAGTCCTTTGAGCACTCCAGAAGCGACGGAGGAGGCTGGTCTTGGGACCTCCACCTGTCACGCGCTGGTGATCGCGGGACCATCAACAGAGAGGTGGAGCCTCTCGACATAACCCGCATAGCCCAGCTTGAGGTGCCGGAAGACGTCGCTGTGACCATTGGTCCAGCGTCCGAGCTCCCCCCACGCCTCTTCGGGCTGGTTCGCAACGGGGAGCTCCTCGGAGTAGTCGACGCCATAGTGCAGCTCCCCGATGTTTGCGCCCTTCAGCAGCTGTTCGTCACGGAGTTCGCTCGAGGTAAGGGGCTCGCTGTCATGTTGGTCCGGGCTGTGGCCGACCACATGGCCCGGCAAGGTCGAGTCTCTACCTACCTCGTGGAGGCACAGAACAAGGCCTCAGCCGCGGTCGCGCGACGCGCCGGGTTCACGCTGATGGAGCGTCGGCGCTTGTGGACCCCCAGCGTTTGA
- a CDS encoding MBL fold metallo-hydrolase has product MYKESGGGSIKITMVGHATVVVESCGKRILMDPVLFDPHQEGLFAICPSREVDTSALPALDAIVISHRHLDHFDVHSLAVLPRDLLVICPEDPLIISALEQLGFEDLEPVHDWSTVPIGPLTLLMTPSKCPVPEFGILVAGPEGTLWNQVDTIVSMETVKQARAWAGGVDLLMCGWQPMLESAYLWNRSISFPAEEYARLLSVARKVDPSAIVPASCGFRYLAPAEHLNRVVFPVTHERFVADVSTLMPHLAGKVHPLFPGDSITMGANGTHVVERQEANWVRMKVDDRSRLDFMPNQVDRILRAGDPPDDESDESWIRELLQGPFQEFLQHRAASTLLPMLEWGVVYQLRIHLQGGTMFFHADFGSSKITVERGREPRATYTTDIEAGALKRLVDGQTTWGAVILGGEYRVLQTVMSFEEGQAALPNPEVLGDPLWHFFPHEPLLQRHVDREVKRWGSTSADAPSA; this is encoded by the coding sequence ATGTATAAAGAGAGTGGAGGCGGAAGCATTAAAATCACCATGGTGGGGCACGCGACCGTTGTCGTGGAGTCTTGTGGTAAGCGGATCTTGATGGATCCAGTCTTGTTCGATCCGCATCAAGAGGGCTTGTTCGCGATTTGCCCTTCTAGAGAGGTGGATACCTCTGCGTTGCCCGCTCTTGACGCCATCGTTATCTCGCACCGACACCTAGACCACTTCGATGTGCACTCGTTGGCTGTGCTGCCAAGAGATCTTCTTGTAATATGCCCAGAAGACCCTCTTATTATATCCGCGCTGGAGCAGCTGGGCTTCGAGGATCTTGAACCGGTGCACGATTGGAGCACGGTCCCCATCGGTCCTCTGACGCTATTGATGACCCCGTCCAAGTGTCCTGTCCCGGAGTTCGGGATCCTTGTTGCCGGGCCCGAGGGGACGTTGTGGAACCAAGTGGACACCATCGTCAGCATGGAGACAGTCAAACAGGCTCGGGCCTGGGCTGGTGGCGTCGACCTGTTGATGTGCGGCTGGCAGCCGATGCTGGAGTCGGCGTACCTCTGGAACCGGTCCATCTCTTTTCCTGCGGAGGAGTACGCGCGGCTGCTCTCTGTGGCACGAAAGGTCGATCCCTCCGCAATTGTGCCCGCAAGCTGTGGGTTTAGATACCTGGCACCTGCCGAGCACTTGAACCGGGTGGTTTTCCCCGTGACCCACGAGCGCTTTGTGGCGGATGTGTCGACGCTCATGCCCCACCTTGCTGGCAAGGTCCACCCGTTGTTTCCGGGAGATTCCATAACCATGGGCGCGAACGGCACCCATGTTGTGGAGCGTCAGGAGGCCAACTGGGTTCGGATGAAGGTGGACGATCGGAGTCGTTTGGACTTCATGCCCAACCAGGTCGATCGCATCTTGAGAGCAGGGGATCCTCCAGATGATGAATCCGACGAGTCTTGGATCCGTGAACTGTTGCAAGGGCCCTTCCAGGAGTTCCTGCAACATCGCGCCGCCTCTACCCTGCTGCCAATGCTCGAGTGGGGGGTTGTCTACCAGCTCCGCATCCACCTGCAGGGCGGCACAATGTTCTTTCACGCCGATTTTGGAAGTTCCAAGATAACGGTGGAACGCGGCCGCGAACCACGCGCGACCTACACGACGGATATCGAGGCCGGCGCGCTGAAGCGGCTGGTGGATGGCCAGACTACGTGGGGCGCGGTCATTCTCGGCGGCGAGTACCGAGTGCTCCAGACCGTCATGTCGTTCGAGGAGGGCCAAGCTGCCCTGCCGAATCCCGAGGTGCTAGGGGATCCGCTGTGGCACTTCTTCCCGCATGAGCCGCTGCTCCAAAGACATGTCGATCGCGAGGTCAAACGCTGGGGGTCCACAAGCGCCGACGCTCCATCAGCGTGA
- a CDS encoding helix-turn-helix domain-containing protein, whose translation MTTAEACTALGMSRETLRQLRLRGVLTPGKHYRRWGCTQGRGPLQWHLENAEATITGWSRRHLQR comes from the coding sequence GTGACGACAGCAGAAGCCTGCACAGCGCTGGGCATGAGCCGCGAGACCCTCCGCCAGCTGCGGCTGCGGGGGGTGCTCACCCCGGGCAAGCACTACCGCCGCTGGGGCTGCACCCAGGGCCGGGGGCCGCTCCAGTGGCACTTAGAGAACGCGGAGGCTACCATCACCGGCTGGAGCAGGAGACATCTGCAGAGGTGA
- a CDS encoding BRO family protein: MPFEYEGRQIRVISDELGDPWFVAADLLASLALDRKALERLDDDEKGVSSIHTPGGEQVMTIVNEPGMYNLVLGSRKKEAHSFKRWVTHEVLPTIRRAGTYSVTGTVPTPAALPSEKQDSVGALLLIGQAIARLPGVKAGIAMAATLNCIQENTGLAVETLRRALPAADEPICSLNATQLGRKVGMSARVMNQHLAACGLQSRNARDEWELTQRGQEWAEAMPYCRHGHSGYQILWNPAVVSVLRELA, from the coding sequence GTGCCCTTTGAGTATGAGGGCCGCCAGATCCGGGTCATCAGCGATGAACTGGGTGATCCTTGGTTTGTTGCTGCCGATCTTCTCGCCTCGCTCGCCCTCGACCGCAAGGCCTTGGAGCGGCTTGATGACGACGAGAAGGGTGTGAGTTCAATTCACACCCCTGGTGGCGAGCAGGTCATGACGATCGTGAATGAGCCAGGGATGTACAACCTGGTACTGGGCAGCCGCAAGAAGGAGGCGCACAGCTTCAAGCGCTGGGTCACTCACGAGGTGCTGCCGACAATCCGTCGGGCCGGGACCTACAGCGTGACTGGTACCGTCCCCACTCCGGCAGCTTTGCCCTCAGAGAAGCAGGACAGCGTCGGCGCTCTTCTGCTGATCGGTCAAGCCATTGCCCGGCTGCCCGGCGTGAAGGCCGGGATCGCTATGGCTGCCACCCTCAACTGCATCCAGGAAAACACCGGCCTGGCAGTTGAGACCCTGCGCCGTGCCTTGCCGGCTGCCGATGAGCCCATCTGTTCGCTGAATGCCACTCAGCTGGGTCGGAAGGTGGGCATGTCGGCCCGGGTGATGAACCAGCATCTGGCGGCATGCGGTTTGCAGAGCCGTAATGCCCGTGACGAGTGGGAGCTGACGCAACGGGGGCAGGAATGGGCCGAAGCCATGCCCTACTGCCGGCATGGCCACAGCGGGTACCAGATCCTCTGGAATCCCGCCGTGGTCAGCGTGCTCCGGGAGCTGGCCTGA
- a CDS encoding XRE family transcriptional regulator — protein MAQAKKPVKRTYQAVLDWQDESRRSFGKMLLNWRRRNGWTQYTACEWGTEAEFEVISYGNLSVIEQGKAGELRQKAFFQLEEINRRLDEPAKKLEGVKSQRLKEQLRDAEPLRGDDGKLWDAVDFWSCYIGYAPVPRSYQAAPAPTLTPKRAEEICQKWRQHVRRVIKEGGLDVTQALEQLVMGAPKEHQKRFSEVLAIDDYSSVELAQLWVDGEEFLPEQWISAWEQTALAA, from the coding sequence ATGGCACAAGCAAAAAAGCCCGTCAAGCGCACCTACCAGGCCGTCCTGGACTGGCAGGACGAGTCCCGCAGATCCTTCGGGAAGATGCTGCTTAACTGGCGGCGCCGTAACGGATGGACCCAGTACACCGCCTGCGAGTGGGGCACGGAAGCCGAGTTTGAGGTGATCTCCTACGGGAACCTCTCGGTGATCGAGCAGGGCAAGGCCGGTGAGCTGCGGCAGAAGGCCTTCTTCCAGCTGGAAGAAATCAACCGCCGCCTTGATGAACCGGCCAAAAAGCTTGAGGGAGTGAAGAGCCAGCGCCTGAAGGAGCAGTTGAGAGACGCCGAGCCCCTGCGAGGGGATGACGGCAAGCTCTGGGATGCCGTCGATTTCTGGAGCTGCTACATCGGCTATGCGCCGGTGCCCAGGTCCTATCAGGCAGCGCCCGCGCCGACTCTGACCCCCAAGCGCGCCGAGGAGATCTGTCAGAAGTGGCGCCAGCACGTGCGCCGCGTCATCAAGGAAGGCGGTCTCGACGTGACCCAGGCCCTGGAGCAGCTGGTCATGGGTGCACCGAAGGAGCACCAGAAGCGTTTCTCAGAGGTGCTGGCCATCGACGACTACAGCTCGGTTGAGCTGGCTCAGCTCTGGGTGGATGGCGAGGAGTTCCTGCCCGAACAGTGGATCAGCGCCTGGGAGCAGACGGCGCTGGCCGCCTAG
- a CDS encoding VRR-NUC domain-containing protein — MASSPSEHEIQQSIRLACGRGPVRLWRNNTGALVDQQGRFVRFGLCKGSSDLIGLRSLEITPELVGQRLAQFVALEIKTGSGTVSPEQRAYLRLVQQLGGVGAVCRSIAQAQAVLALDPMDWSGQ; from the coding sequence ATGGCCTCCTCCCCCAGCGAACATGAGATCCAGCAGAGCATCCGCCTGGCCTGTGGCCGTGGGCCGGTGCGGCTCTGGCGAAACAACACCGGCGCCCTGGTCGACCAGCAGGGGCGCTTCGTGCGCTTTGGGCTTTGCAAGGGCAGCAGCGACCTGATCGGTCTGCGCTCGCTGGAGATCACGCCAGAGCTGGTCGGCCAGCGGCTCGCCCAGTTCGTTGCCCTGGAAATCAAGACGGGCTCCGGAACAGTCAGCCCTGAGCAGCGGGCCTATCTGCGACTGGTGCAGCAGCTGGGCGGGGTGGGGGCGGTCTGCCGCTCGATTGCACAGGCCCAGGCGGTCCTGGCCCTGGATCCCATGGACTGGTCGGGCCAATGA
- a CDS encoding DEAD/DEAH box helicase, which produces MAPIVLRDYQQQLLADLRAALKVHRRVCAVMPTGAGKGQTIGAIVQGAASKGRRVLVLAHRAELIEQLTGTVRAWGLEPDVVSPGMRLQGRQVAVGSVQTVARRLEQLPPPDLIIQDEAHHLVAGNVWGRIIEAWPGAHLIGKTATPERLDGKGLGVEAGGYFEALVLGPSAAWLVEQGWLARPRVFSWPGARNSKLRRRMGEFDLEQAAQAFGDRASIGDAVSHYRRRLHQGTAICFCCTIEHAEQMADAFRAAGIRAASVSGGTPAEERKRLITGLGTGKVEVLTSCMIISEGTDIPSVGGAILMRPTASLGLYLQMVGRALRPAPGKSEAVILDHVGNAHRHGLPTDEREWNLAGRRRREGVSIPIKDCPVCFCSCPSAAQVCPDCGHLFLADERDEQRRGLQQLDGELVEISGSAHHRPRAKQQRPQRRHPAAGCRTFEQLLQREQERGYKPGWARHVWTARQRAG; this is translated from the coding sequence GTGGCTCCGATCGTCCTGCGCGACTACCAGCAGCAGCTGCTGGCCGACCTCCGCGCCGCCCTCAAAGTCCACCGGCGGGTCTGCGCCGTGATGCCCACCGGTGCCGGCAAGGGCCAGACCATCGGCGCCATCGTCCAGGGCGCTGCCAGCAAGGGCCGGCGGGTGCTGGTGCTGGCCCACCGGGCCGAGCTGATCGAGCAGCTCACCGGCACTGTGCGGGCCTGGGGGCTGGAGCCCGACGTGGTCTCCCCCGGCATGCGGCTACAGGGCCGCCAGGTGGCGGTGGGCTCGGTGCAGACCGTGGCCCGGCGGCTGGAGCAGCTGCCGCCGCCGGATCTGATCATTCAGGACGAGGCCCACCACCTGGTGGCCGGCAACGTCTGGGGCCGGATCATCGAGGCCTGGCCAGGCGCCCACCTGATCGGCAAAACCGCCACCCCGGAGCGTCTCGACGGCAAGGGGCTGGGCGTGGAAGCGGGCGGCTACTTCGAGGCCCTGGTGCTGGGTCCCTCAGCGGCCTGGCTGGTGGAGCAGGGCTGGCTGGCCAGGCCGCGGGTCTTCTCCTGGCCTGGAGCCAGGAACAGCAAACTCAGGCGCCGCATGGGCGAGTTCGACCTGGAGCAGGCGGCCCAGGCCTTTGGCGATCGTGCCTCCATCGGCGATGCGGTATCCCACTACCGCCGTCGACTGCACCAGGGTACGGCGATCTGCTTCTGCTGCACCATCGAGCACGCCGAGCAGATGGCCGATGCCTTCCGCGCTGCGGGAATCCGGGCCGCGTCGGTGAGCGGCGGCACGCCGGCCGAGGAGCGCAAACGCCTGATCACCGGGCTCGGCACCGGCAAGGTGGAGGTGCTCACCAGTTGCATGATCATTTCCGAGGGCACTGACATCCCCTCAGTCGGCGGCGCAATCCTGATGCGGCCCACCGCTTCCTTGGGCCTCTATCTGCAGATGGTTGGCCGGGCCTTGCGTCCCGCGCCAGGGAAGAGCGAGGCGGTGATCCTTGATCACGTCGGCAATGCCCATCGCCATGGCCTGCCCACCGATGAGCGCGAGTGGAACCTGGCCGGCCGCAGGCGCCGCGAAGGAGTCTCGATCCCGATCAAAGACTGCCCGGTCTGCTTCTGCAGCTGCCCCAGCGCTGCACAGGTCTGCCCGGACTGCGGCCATCTGTTTCTGGCCGACGAGCGCGATGAACAGCGGCGCGGGCTCCAGCAGCTTGATGGCGAGCTGGTTGAGATCAGCGGCTCGGCGCACCACCGGCCCAGGGCCAAGCAGCAGCGGCCCCAGCGCAGACACCCAGCAGCTGGCTGCCGCACCTTCGAGCAGCTGCTGCAGCGCGAGCAGGAGCGCGGATATAAGCCGGGCTGGGCCAGGCACGTCTGGACTGCTCGGCAACGGGCTGGCTAG
- a CDS encoding primase-helicase zinc-binding domain-containing protein — protein sequence MADAIAAARGRWPEILAALAGLSEAELRDRHQPCPLCGGTDRYRFDDKDGSGSWFCNQCGGKDQRGGAGSGMDLLMRRQGWSFVEAARQVEAFLGLVPDGQNTGCGQGSGRNGKPWRMPEKPPADAPPPPMNRGATAQWAYRNAAGEVLFWIQRIRLRSGGKAFLHRVWLDGDWHRPSRRDAFTCDWPAPRPLYGLPGLGQRPEAPVLVVEGEGTADAAARLFPQHVVLSWANGSKAIAKADWTPLAGRSVTLWPDADAAGVAAMESLAALLHPLDCQLQLVALPADLPQGWDLADADWTPRQAARQLAKAAQPWTPPPTATDGSDHAPAAAAAPRPAAPFLCLGFDADANFYQPASTGQVIRLPRGCHTATHLVALAPLEYWETLYPSRTGVNWPAAASDLHKSCAAMGIFAVERIRGRGAWWDEGRTVLHLGDRLITPEGEHPITKPFSSRHIYQRLERQEGPCGVKPLTVEEAAVIVSIANRFRWEVPASGTLLQGWVVLAPICGALRWRPHLWLTAGAGSGKSQILDRFVVPLLGDLRLPVSGATTEAGLRQTICSDAVPVVFDEAESNERGDQQRMQAILSLARVASSESSAEMLKGSPSGDVSRYRVRSMFLMSSIATALKQGADKSRFAQLTLRSPTEMGQEEREAHWQSLDRDLERYITPQLARRLIARTVTLIPVIRQSVVVFSAAAARHFDSQRLGDQYGTLMAGAWSLLSDAVPSQKEAEECIEVHNWDSYSQSTEIPDEARCIQTILQRQVRVETDDKPVTRTIGELVELAACHSSCIDVSPGLAAQTLGRHGLRVDQERLLVSNTAKAIEQFLADTAWQNSWSVVLLRLSGAQRAGPVRFCGAGMVSRSVAIPLSVL from the coding sequence ATGGCCGATGCCATTGCTGCGGCCCGGGGCCGCTGGCCGGAGATCCTTGCTGCCCTGGCCGGGCTGAGCGAAGCGGAGCTAAGGGATCGCCATCAGCCCTGTCCACTTTGCGGCGGGACGGATCGCTACCGCTTTGACGACAAGGACGGCAGCGGCTCCTGGTTCTGCAACCAATGCGGCGGCAAGGACCAGCGCGGTGGCGCCGGCTCCGGCATGGACCTGCTGATGCGCCGGCAGGGCTGGAGCTTTGTGGAGGCCGCCCGGCAGGTGGAGGCCTTCCTTGGCCTGGTGCCTGATGGGCAGAACACTGGTTGCGGCCAGGGCTCCGGCCGCAATGGCAAGCCCTGGCGCATGCCCGAGAAGCCCCCTGCCGATGCGCCGCCGCCGCCGATGAACCGCGGGGCCACCGCCCAGTGGGCCTACCGGAACGCGGCTGGTGAGGTGCTGTTTTGGATCCAGCGGATCCGGCTGCGCAGCGGCGGCAAGGCCTTCCTGCATCGTGTCTGGCTGGATGGCGACTGGCATCGCCCAAGCCGCCGCGACGCCTTCACCTGCGACTGGCCGGCACCGCGTCCGCTCTACGGCCTGCCGGGCCTGGGCCAACGACCAGAAGCGCCGGTGCTGGTGGTGGAGGGGGAGGGCACGGCCGATGCGGCCGCTCGGCTGTTCCCCCAGCACGTGGTGCTGAGCTGGGCCAATGGCTCCAAGGCGATCGCCAAGGCGGACTGGACGCCGTTGGCTGGCCGTTCGGTGACGCTCTGGCCCGATGCCGATGCTGCCGGGGTGGCGGCCATGGAGAGCCTGGCCGCCCTGCTGCATCCCCTCGACTGCCAGCTGCAACTGGTGGCCCTGCCGGCGGATCTGCCCCAGGGCTGGGACCTGGCTGATGCCGACTGGACGCCCCGGCAGGCCGCGCGGCAGCTGGCGAAAGCAGCCCAGCCATGGACGCCCCCACCCACCGCTACCGATGGCAGCGACCACGCCCCGGCAGCGGCGGCGGCACCCAGGCCGGCAGCGCCCTTCCTCTGCCTGGGCTTCGATGCGGATGCGAACTTCTACCAACCCGCCAGCACCGGTCAGGTGATCCGCCTGCCCCGCGGCTGCCACACCGCCACCCATCTGGTGGCCCTGGCACCACTGGAGTACTGGGAGACCCTCTACCCCAGCCGCACCGGTGTGAACTGGCCGGCCGCGGCCAGCGATCTGCACAAGAGCTGCGCCGCGATGGGGATCTTTGCGGTGGAGCGCATTCGCGGCCGCGGCGCCTGGTGGGATGAGGGCCGCACCGTGCTGCACCTCGGCGATCGTCTGATCACCCCCGAGGGGGAGCACCCGATCACCAAACCGTTCAGCTCGCGGCACATCTACCAGCGCCTCGAACGCCAGGAGGGGCCCTGCGGCGTCAAGCCCCTAACCGTGGAGGAGGCGGCGGTGATCGTCAGCATCGCCAACCGCTTCCGCTGGGAGGTGCCCGCCTCCGGCACCCTCCTGCAGGGCTGGGTGGTGCTGGCTCCGATCTGCGGTGCCCTGCGCTGGCGGCCCCACCTCTGGCTCACCGCCGGTGCCGGCTCGGGCAAGAGCCAGATTCTCGATCGCTTCGTGGTGCCGCTGCTCGGCGACCTGCGCCTGCCGGTGTCGGGCGCCACGACAGAGGCCGGCTTGCGCCAGACCATCTGCTCGGACGCCGTGCCGGTGGTCTTTGATGAGGCGGAGAGCAACGAGAGGGGCGACCAGCAGCGGATGCAGGCGATCCTCTCTCTGGCGCGGGTGGCCAGCAGCGAGAGCAGCGCCGAGATGCTCAAGGGTTCCCCCAGCGGCGATGTCAGCCGCTACCGGGTGCGCTCGATGTTCCTGATGTCCTCGATCGCCACCGCCCTCAAACAGGGAGCCGACAAGAGCCGCTTTGCCCAGCTCACCCTGCGCAGCCCCACCGAGATGGGCCAGGAGGAGCGCGAGGCCCACTGGCAGAGCCTCGATCGGGATCTTGAGCGCTACATCACCCCGCAGTTGGCGCGGCGCTTGATCGCCCGCACCGTGACGCTGATCCCGGTGATCCGCCAGTCGGTCGTGGTCTTCTCCGCGGCTGCCGCCCGCCACTTCGATTCCCAGCGCCTGGGCGATCAGTACGGCACCTTGATGGCCGGCGCCTGGTCGCTACTCAGCGATGCAGTTCCCAGCCAGAAGGAGGCCGAGGAGTGCATTGAGGTCCACAACTGGGACAGCTACAGCCAGAGCACCGAAATCCCCGACGAGGCCCGCTGCATCCAGACGATCCTGCAGCGGCAGGTGCGGGTGGAGACCGACGACAAGCCCGTCACCCGCACCATCGGTGAACTGGTGGAGCTGGCCGCCTGCCACAGCAGCTGCATCGACGTGAGCCCTGGCCTGGCAGCCCAGACCCTGGGGCGCCATGGCCTGCGGGTGGATCAGGAGCGCCTGCTGGTGAGCAACACCGCCAAGGCGATCGAGCAGTTCCTCGCCGATACCGCCTGGCAGAACAGCTGGTCGGTGGTGCTGCTGCGCCTGAGCGGTGCGCAACGGGCCGGACCGGTGCGCTTCTGTGGCGCCGGCATGGTCAGCCGTTCGGTCGCCATTCCCCTGAGCGTGCTGTAA
- a CDS encoding terminase, whose protein sequence is MAIVPSDGGLLLDPVTDRWADWGLLGAPDPDRATTTAAELSFDGFIGRAFPSFQRSRFSEVLIELLQQVADGALTRLIVCCPPRAGKSVLVSRLFPAYWVSRHPELFCAIASYSGELAYAHSREARHYYRITGHALSKDSAAVGNWLTPQRGGCIAAGVRGPFTGKGYNLGIIDDPYKGPEDAKSALQRERLIDWLKSVWFTRAEPGLTAEGALLPAAQVVVQTRWDHHDMTAWLLEQESQENPEHWTVLNLPAFAEPEAISMQIPHTCTKVPDWRQPGEPLCPERVPLAVLQRIRTRLGSYWWNALYQQRPSPAEGLLFRKGWIQPPLPIAPGHPRRFAPLVLSCDLSFKDGKENDACGFALLGLLEPQRHPALDARRQGLALAANAAGAHGASRGVNTTHPPACSPDPWAELQIEALWAHRQRLDLPGVIKFLLASLASLERQGLRPNAVLIEDAANGPAVCQLLKRQLPGLIAIPPRGSKASRAHAVAPLVEAGQVRFARKADSLVEELLAFSPRGGVDDQVDAFCQGVLWIEAQFWRGRGYGSSPVPMVFSR, encoded by the coding sequence ATGGCCATCGTCCCCAGCGACGGTGGCCTGCTGCTGGACCCCGTCACCGACCGCTGGGCGGACTGGGGTCTGCTCGGTGCTCCCGATCCCGACCGGGCGACAACGACCGCCGCTGAGCTGTCGTTCGATGGATTCATCGGACGTGCCTTTCCGAGCTTCCAGCGCTCGCGCTTCTCGGAGGTACTGATCGAACTGCTCCAGCAGGTGGCCGATGGTGCTCTGACCCGGCTGATCGTCTGCTGTCCGCCACGGGCAGGTAAATCCGTGCTGGTTTCGCGGCTGTTCCCCGCCTACTGGGTGAGCCGCCACCCGGAGCTGTTCTGCGCCATCGCCAGCTACTCCGGTGAGCTGGCCTATGCCCACTCCAGGGAAGCTCGCCACTACTACCGAATCACTGGCCACGCCCTCTCCAAGGATTCCGCTGCCGTGGGCAACTGGCTCACGCCCCAGCGGGGCGGCTGCATCGCCGCCGGCGTGAGGGGGCCGTTCACGGGCAAGGGCTACAACCTCGGGATCATCGATGACCCCTACAAGGGGCCAGAGGACGCCAAGTCGGCCCTGCAGCGCGAACGGCTGATCGACTGGCTCAAGAGTGTCTGGTTCACACGGGCCGAACCGGGCCTGACGGCAGAAGGCGCTCTGCTCCCGGCGGCGCAGGTGGTGGTGCAGACCCGCTGGGACCATCACGACATGACCGCCTGGCTGCTCGAGCAGGAGAGCCAGGAAAACCCGGAGCACTGGACGGTGCTTAACCTGCCGGCGTTCGCTGAGCCGGAGGCGATTTCGATGCAGATTCCGCATACCTGCACGAAAGTCCCCGACTGGCGCCAGCCGGGCGAACCGCTCTGCCCCGAGCGGGTGCCGCTGGCAGTCCTCCAGCGCATCCGCACCCGCCTGGGGTCCTACTGGTGGAACGCCCTCTACCAGCAACGGCCAAGCCCGGCGGAGGGCCTGCTGTTCCGCAAGGGCTGGATTCAGCCACCGCTGCCAATCGCCCCGGGTCACCCCCGCCGCTTTGCGCCGCTGGTGCTGAGCTGTGACCTGAGCTTCAAGGACGGCAAGGAGAACGACGCTTGCGGCTTTGCCCTGCTCGGCCTGCTGGAACCGCAGCGGCATCCGGCGTTGGATGCGCGGCGACAGGGACTGGCTCTGGCTGCCAATGCCGCCGGAGCTCATGGGGCCTCCAGGGGTGTGAATACCACTCACCCCCCTGCGTGCAGCCCAGACCCATGGGCGGAACTGCAGATCGAGGCGCTTTGGGCCCACCGGCAGCGGCTCGATCTGCCGGGGGTGATCAAGTTCCTACTGGCCTCACTCGCGTCGCTGGAGCGTCAGGGCCTGCGGCCCAATGCCGTGCTGATCGAGGACGCGGCGAACGGCCCGGCGGTCTGCCAGCTGCTCAAACGCCAGCTGCCGGGCTTGATCGCCATCCCGCCCAGGGGCAGCAAGGCCTCCCGTGCCCATGCCGTGGCCCCCTTGGTGGAGGCGGGCCAGGTGCGCTTTGCCCGCAAGGCCGACTCCCTGGTGGAAGAGCTGCTGGCCTTCTCGCCCCGGGGCGGGGTGGATGACCAGGTGGATGCCTTCTGCCAGGGGGTGCTCTGGATCGAGGCCCAGTTCTGGCGGGGTCGGGGCTACGGCAGCTCGCCGGTGCCGATGGTGTTCAGCCGCTGA
- a CDS encoding sigma factor encodes MTDAIARPLRTPSCRGTVGQLDLPLRPPVVATCLPRPSSTQRVRIGPRPRPRPQHQGDAVQLVIAFPAKPRRHRPVNPHAKANALALQHRDIAATVAGNISRRTGHPKEDLEQIAMLGIIQAARRYSPERGAFRPYARTYANGEVYHYLRDKGFLIKVPASWRELYARGQKLMRLGADEDHIPELIAISMSRWREIKTACNQRVLAFDVFDGNSGDCE; translated from the coding sequence ATGACCGACGCCATCGCCCGACCCCTGCGAACGCCCTCCTGCCGCGGAACGGTCGGCCAGCTGGATCTGCCACTGCGGCCGCCGGTGGTGGCGACGTGTCTGCCGCGGCCCAGCAGTACCCAGCGCGTTCGGATCGGTCCTCGACCGCGGCCGCGCCCCCAGCACCAGGGCGATGCCGTTCAGCTGGTGATCGCCTTCCCGGCCAAGCCGCGGCGCCATCGGCCTGTGAATCCTCACGCCAAGGCCAACGCTCTGGCGCTTCAGCACCGCGACATAGCCGCCACCGTGGCCGGCAACATCTCCCGCCGCACCGGCCACCCGAAAGAAGACCTGGAGCAGATTGCCATGCTCGGCATCATTCAGGCTGCCCGTCGCTATTCACCAGAGCGGGGAGCCTTTCGGCCCTATGCCCGCACCTATGCCAATGGGGAGGTGTATCACTACCTCAGGGACAAGGGCTTCTTGATCAAGGTGCCGGCCTCCTGGCGGGAGCTGTATGCCAGGGGGCAGAAGCTGATGCGACTGGGGGCCGATGAAGACCACATTCCCGAGCTCATAGCAATCAGCATGTCTCGGTGGAGAGAAATAAAAACAGCATGCAACCAGAGAGTCTTGGCTTTCGATGTATTCGACGGCAACTCAGGCGACTGTGAATAA